One Trichormus variabilis 0441 genomic window, CCCCCGACTTAGCAACTTACGGCGCTGAAGACCAATTTGACCACAAAGCCGCCGAAGGCTTCATTTACGTTTGGGGATTACCAACTCGTATCTGGGCGCAGCAGGATAGAGGTTAAAAACGAGGGATGAGGGAGTAGGGATAGGGAGTAAGATTCACATCTCTGAATCCCATTCCCCAATCACAAATACCCACTCCCTATTCCCCAGCCGCGCGTTTAACCTGGCGCGATTCCAACCATATAGGTACAAGAATCAATGCCGCAAGTATGGCTACAGCTAAAATTGCAAATTGACTGACCCAAGCTACCAACTGTTCAAGGGATATAACCTTACCTGCAAAAAAGGCTAATGTCACCATCAGGCTAGCCCAAGCAGTTGCTCCGGCTACGTTGTAAGCAAAGAATCTTCCAAAAGGCATTTCAGCTATACCAGCCAATGGTGCCGCAAAAATTCTTAATAACGCAAAAAAGCGGCCAAAAAATACAGCTTTAGCAGCATTTTGACTAAATTGTTCTTTGATATTTAAGAGTTTTTCTTCAGATATCCGAAAAATTTTCCCTATTTGCAGCAAGAAAGGCCAGCCGCCTAGTTTACCAATCCAGTAGCCGCAATTAGCGCCAATTACGGCTCCAGCAACGGCGACACCGAGAACCAGCCAGTAACTCAATTCATCACTGCCAGCCAAAAAGCCACCCACTAGAGTTACGGTTTCACCGGGGATGGGAAGACCCAAATTTTCTAGTAAAATTCCTAAGAAAATAGCCCAGTAACCGTACTGATGGGCAAACTCCTGAATGTTTTCTAGTGAAATCAGCTCAAGAGACATCCCGCACCGCCGTCTTTACAATTTTTTACCATATAGTTTATCTTGGCTCGTTTATGGCTGGGGTGTCAATCAAGCTGCTTTTGGAGATAAGATCAGATCAAATCTATTATATTTATTACTTATTCAGTATTGACAATCAAATAGTCAGCAGTTATTAGCACAAATGCACAATTACAGCGATAAATCAACTTTTTAATTATGAAAAATTTATAAAAACCACGGAAAAATATAAAAATTGTGTAAAAGATACGATTGATACCGAAATCCTTAGGCGTTTGTGCCTATATTGAGAAAAGTTAACACAAATTATACGGCATGAATACTGACGGATAACTGGTCAACTGCATGATTGCTACACTCTGCTTATGCGAGTAGAGCAAAACTCGCAGATAAGACTTAACCAGTATGAATGTCGTTTCTTGCTTTTGTTGAGCTTGCAATTTACTTAGTTAAATTTATGACACTCACTCAAGAACCACAAGTAGTTTTGTTTAAGCCCCAAGGCAGTATAGATTTGCAAGGTGGCTTGGCTTTGACTGAACAGATGACTCAGGCAGGGTCTCAACCGCATCAACTTTGGGTACTTGATTTAGCGGAGGTAGATTTTATGGATAGCTCCGGATTAGTTTCACTAGTAAAAGGACTTACTTCAGCGCGCCAACTTGGTTGTCGCTTGATACTATGCAACGTACAAACTCCAGTCCGATTGATTTTGGAACTGACTCAGCTAGACTCTGTATTTGAAATTTTTGATAGCTACGAGGAAATCTTAACACTCGTCAACGATAGTAGTTTTGCTTTAGTAAGCTAATCTATAAAAATACGATAGATGTATGGCAATGTCAATATTAAGTGGTAACATCCAGCTATTAGCCATATTTATCCGCCATTGCCTGTAATCGCACCTATCGCCGGAGAGCAAAACCTACGAGTAAACGTAATCTCACATCTTCCAATCACAGAAGTACCAGTACATACTTTGCCATCAGCAAAGCCGCACCGAATCAAACTGGAAAAAGCTTGTTTTTAATGTCAAGTGACAATTTCTAACCCATAACTTCTGGTCTTCTAATCTCTCATCAGTTATTTATTTGGAGTAGCTTTTCAAGGCGGATGCAGTGGGAAACAGTCAAAGTTAGTATTAAGCTTCTTTGCTACCCATACTGCACCGCGTATATGATTGTTAATTTTATGATAAACCCTACATATCAAGAAAGTTTTAACTGTCTATGATAGTGCCGAAAATATTAAAAAATTAGCTGATATATATTTAAATTTAGCGCGGAAAAACGTTTTCCCCCCACAAAATCACAGTCTACTTGATAGACCTTTAATGATAAGTATTTAGAAAAAGATAGGGGAGCAAAATCTACTCTTTAGTATTGAACTAAGTTAAATCACTACAAAATCACGCGTTCTGTACGCTAGGAATATTAGCTTGTCCCGATGTTGGACGTGGGAAGTTAGGTAAATCAATACCACTGTGGCTAGAGGTACGGGTTTTGAGTGCTAGACGATAACTCACACTTTGGAGTTCTGCTTGCAACTGACGGTTTTCTCTTTGTAGAACTGCGACTTTTTCTCTGACGGGAGCCATACGTTCTTCAAACTTA contains:
- a CDS encoding DedA family protein, with amino-acid sequence MSLELISLENIQEFAHQYGYWAIFLGILLENLGLPIPGETVTLVGGFLAGSDELSYWLVLGVAVAGAVIGANCGYWIGKLGGWPFLLQIGKIFRISEEKLLNIKEQFSQNAAKAVFFGRFFALLRIFAAPLAGIAEMPFGRFFAYNVAGATAWASLMVTLAFFAGKVISLEQLVAWVSQFAILAVAILAALILVPIWLESRQVKRAAGE
- a CDS encoding STAS domain-containing protein, which translates into the protein MTLTQEPQVVLFKPQGSIDLQGGLALTEQMTQAGSQPHQLWVLDLAEVDFMDSSGLVSLVKGLTSARQLGCRLILCNVQTPVRLILELTQLDSVFEIFDSYEEILTLVNDSSFALVS